One window of the Montipora foliosa isolate CH-2021 chromosome 4, ASM3666993v2, whole genome shotgun sequence genome contains the following:
- the LOC138001026 gene encoding uncharacterized protein: MEKLVLLAIAICFFGFVSDVLPSVSAAHLACHTCGTNLLQTPQQCAESNEQRNCSNATACFAATAELANGTHIGIKDCYEWQGNCTQNTACMQGSNQTGVVFQRCYATCCTDVRCNTMLPSIANLTSSTTPQVSAAHLACQTCGTNLLQTPQQCAESNEQRNCSNAAAYFAATAELANGTHIGIKDCYEWQGNCTQNTACMQGSNQTGVVFQRCYATCCTDVRCNTMLPSIANLTSSTTPQGTTSTGTTGTSEPATTSGALSKDIFNRFFLFVTSVHLICFAY, from the exons ATGGAAAAGCTAGTTTTGCTTGCTATAGCAATTTGCTTCTTTGGATTCGTTTCTGACGTTCTTCCTTCAG TATCCGCAGCACATTTGGCTTGCCATACCTGTGGCACAAACCTACTACAGACACCCCAACAATGTGCTGAGTCAAATGAACAAAGGAACTGTTCAAATGCAAC CGCTTGCTTTGCCGCAACAGCGGAGTTAGCCAACGGAACACACATCGGAATTAAAGATTGCTATGAGTGGCAGGGAAACTGCACCCAAAATACAGCTTGTATGCAAGGAAGCAACCAAACTGGAGTAGTATTCCAACGCTGCTATGCCACATGTTGCACAGACGTGCGCTGTAATACCATGCTTCCTTCCATTGCCAACTTAACTTCGTCTACCACTCCTCAAG TATCCGCAGCACATTTGGCTTGCCAAACCTGTGGCACAAACCTACTACAGACACCCCAACAATGTGCTGAGTCAAATGAACAAAGGAACTGTTCAAATGCAGC CGCTTACTTTGCCGCAACAGCGGAGTTAGCCAACGGAACACACATCGGAATTAAAGATTGCTATGAGTGGCAGGGAAACTGCACCCAAAATACAGCTTGTATGCAAGGAAGCAACCAAACTGGAGTAGTATTCCAACGCTGCTATGCCACATGTTGCACAGACGTGCGCTGTAACACAATGCTTCCTTCCATTGCTAACTTAACTTCGTCTACCACTCCTCAAGGTACTACCTCCACCGGTACAACTGGTACATCAGAACCGGCTACCACCTCGGGCGCTCTCAGCAAAGATATCTTTaatcgttttttccttttcgtCACGTCAGTTCATTTGATCTGCTTTGCTTACTAA